The Desmonostoc muscorum LEGE 12446 genome includes a region encoding these proteins:
- a CDS encoding CheR family methyltransferase: MSAESPVPNDPSDSLPVNPDSEPNHPSQTDAPFPVVGIAASAGGIEAFTELIRHLPTDTGMAFVLIQHLSPDHESLLSEILGRVTTMPVLQVQDQMRVEPNAVYVIPPNAQMTLVDGILRLAPRQKSKGKYLPADIFLESLATDRGNKAIAVVLSGMDGDGAEGVKAVKIAGGVTFAQCDATARFNSMPNTAVATGNVDFVLPPQAIARELSNLSRNPFLGQSEPLPIIQELPPEPGDPLSRIFSLLRTTTGVDFTQYKPASLERRIQRRILLHKLDSLAAYAQYLQTHGDEIQALYEEILIHVTSFFRDPHVFEKLKTQIFPTISQNKASDLPLRIWVAGCSTGEEVYSLAICLLEFFSDRATVPPIQIFATDISETAISKARTGFYLESQMEGVSPERKSRFFVPQAEGGYQISSTIREFCVFAHHNLCDDPPFSNLDLISCRNLLIYLSDRLQERIMALFHYSLNLTGCLVLGTAESVKAASNLFAPVDEACKIYARKLSLSNRLFAFTATSGRVPSLHNPQPIPENRSIPFDLAREVDQLIANRYMPLSVVVDEQMQILQMRGDLDLYLKLTPSTTRAVSFHFKQDLSRWLARKL, from the coding sequence ATGTCTGCTGAGTCACCCGTCCCCAACGATCCATCCGACTCACTCCCCGTCAACCCAGACTCGGAGCCAAATCACCCATCCCAAACCGATGCTCCTTTTCCAGTGGTGGGAATTGCCGCTTCTGCTGGCGGGATAGAGGCGTTTACGGAACTGATCCGCCATTTGCCAACGGATACAGGCATGGCGTTTGTGCTAATTCAGCATTTGTCTCCCGATCATGAAAGCCTGCTGTCGGAAATTTTGGGCAGAGTGACTACCATGCCTGTGCTTCAGGTGCAAGACCAGATGCGGGTTGAGCCAAACGCGGTCTATGTGATTCCGCCCAATGCCCAAATGACCCTGGTCGATGGCATTCTGCGGCTCGCGCCCCGGCAGAAAAGTAAGGGCAAATATTTGCCCGCCGACATCTTTCTTGAGTCGTTAGCGACCGATCGCGGCAACAAAGCGATCGCCGTTGTGCTGTCGGGGATGGATGGAGACGGTGCTGAGGGGGTGAAAGCCGTCAAGATTGCTGGGGGTGTCACCTTTGCCCAATGTGATGCCACGGCGCGATTTAACAGTATGCCTAATACGGCGGTTGCAACTGGCAATGTGGATTTTGTGTTGCCGCCGCAAGCCATTGCTAGAGAACTGAGCAATCTCAGTCGCAACCCCTTTTTGGGGCAATCAGAGCCGTTGCCGATCATCCAGGAGTTACCCCCGGAACCGGGTGATCCCCTGAGCCGAATTTTTTCCCTCCTCCGCACGACAACTGGCGTTGACTTTACCCAATACAAACCGGCATCGCTGGAGCGCCGCATCCAGAGGCGGATACTGCTACATAAGCTGGACAGTCTGGCAGCATACGCGCAATATTTGCAAACGCACGGGGACGAAATTCAAGCTTTGTACGAAGAAATTCTCATCCATGTGACCAGTTTCTTTCGCGATCCCCACGTCTTTGAGAAATTGAAGACCCAGATTTTCCCCACGATCAGCCAAAATAAAGCCAGCGATCTGCCGCTGCGGATTTGGGTGGCTGGCTGTTCAACTGGGGAAGAAGTCTACTCACTCGCCATCTGCTTGTTAGAGTTTTTCAGCGATCGCGCCACCGTCCCGCCGATTCAGATTTTTGCCACCGACATTAGCGAAACAGCCATTAGCAAAGCCCGAACAGGCTTCTACCTAGAAAGCCAGATGGAAGGCGTTTCACCGGAGCGTAAAAGTCGGTTCTTTGTCCCCCAGGCAGAGGGAGGGTATCAAATTAGCAGTACCATTCGCGAATTTTGTGTGTTTGCCCATCATAACTTATGCGATGACCCCCCGTTCTCGAATCTCGATCTGATTAGCTGTCGCAACCTGCTGATTTATTTATCCGATCGCCTGCAAGAGCGCATCATGGCCTTGTTTCATTACAGTCTCAACTTAACGGGCTGCCTGGTGTTGGGTACGGCAGAAAGCGTCAAAGCTGCCTCAAATTTGTTTGCGCCCGTGGATGAAGCCTGCAAAATCTATGCCCGAAAATTGAGCTTATCTAATCGCTTATTTGCGTTTACAGCCACTTCTGGGCGCGTCCCCAGTCTCCATAATCCGCAGCCCATCCCAGAAAACCGTTCCATTCCATTTGATTTAGCCAGAGAAGTTGACCAACTGATCGCCAATCGCTATATGCCGCTATCGGTCGTGGTCGATGAACAGATGCAGATATTACAGATGCGCGGAGACCTCGATCTTTACCTGAAGTTGACCCCTAGCACCACCAGGGCTGTTTCATTCCATTTCAAACAGGATTTGTCAAGATGGTTAGCGAGAAAATTGTAA
- the xseB gene encoding exodeoxyribonuclease VII small subunit encodes MAKRKSASSSDSMEGWNYEAKVIEIEGIIARIEAGELELEEVFDQFGKAVEYLRQCESFLQQRQQQVDLLIETLSDE; translated from the coding sequence ATGGCTAAACGCAAGAGTGCTTCTAGTTCTGATTCGATGGAAGGTTGGAATTATGAAGCGAAGGTTATTGAAATAGAGGGAATTATCGCTCGCATTGAGGCGGGTGAATTGGAATTGGAAGAGGTTTTTGACCAATTTGGCAAGGCTGTTGAGTATTTGCGTCAGTGCGAAAGTTTTTTGCAGCAGCGACAGCAGCAGGTGGATTTGTTGATTGAAACTTTGAGTGATGAATAA
- the recA gene encoding recombinase RecA: MAINTDTSGKQKALNIVLNQIERSFGKGAIMRLGDATRMRVETISSGALTLDLALGGGLPKGRVIEIYGPESSGKTTVALHAIAEVQKEGGIAAFVDAEHALDPTYAAALGVDINNLLVSQPDTGEAALEIVDQLVRSAAVDIVVIDSVAALVPRAEIEGDMGDAHVGLQARLMSQALRKITGNIGKSGCTVIFINQLRQKIGVTYGSPETTTGGNALKFYASVRLDIRRIQTLKKGTDEFGNRVKVKVAKNKVAPPFRIAEFDIIFGKGVSTLGCIVDLAEETGIIIRKGAWYSYNGDNISQGRDNAIKYLEEKPEFAEQVKQLVREKLDKGAVVSANSVSKSNEEEEEEEIELEEE; encoded by the coding sequence ATGGCTATCAATACCGATACTTCTGGCAAGCAAAAAGCGTTAAATATAGTACTCAACCAGATTGAGCGCAGCTTCGGTAAAGGAGCAATCATGCGCCTGGGGGATGCTACCCGGATGCGGGTGGAGACAATTTCCAGTGGTGCGCTGACCTTGGATTTGGCATTGGGAGGCGGTTTACCCAAGGGACGGGTAATTGAGATTTATGGGCCGGAAAGTTCCGGTAAAACTACGGTAGCATTACATGCGATCGCAGAAGTCCAAAAAGAAGGTGGCATCGCTGCCTTTGTTGATGCTGAACATGCCCTTGACCCCACCTACGCTGCGGCATTGGGTGTAGATATTAACAATTTGCTGGTTTCCCAACCTGATACAGGAGAAGCCGCTTTGGAAATTGTCGATCAGCTGGTTCGTTCTGCTGCGGTTGATATTGTAGTTATTGACTCGGTGGCCGCATTAGTTCCCCGCGCTGAAATTGAAGGCGATATGGGTGATGCTCACGTTGGTCTCCAGGCAAGGTTGATGAGCCAAGCTTTACGTAAAATTACTGGTAACATTGGTAAATCTGGTTGCACGGTTATTTTCATTAACCAGTTGCGGCAAAAAATCGGTGTTACCTACGGAAGTCCAGAAACCACAACCGGTGGTAATGCATTGAAGTTTTATGCTTCCGTGCGCTTGGATATTCGCCGGATTCAAACCTTGAAAAAAGGTACAGATGAATTTGGTAACCGCGTCAAAGTCAAAGTTGCCAAAAATAAAGTAGCGCCGCCTTTTAGAATAGCGGAATTTGACATTATTTTTGGTAAAGGTGTTTCTACTTTGGGTTGCATTGTGGATTTGGCAGAAGAAACTGGCATCATTATCCGCAAAGGAGCTTGGTACAGCTACAACGGTGATAATATCTCCCAAGGACGAGACAATGCCATTAAGTATCTAGAAGAAAAGCCAGAATTTGCCGAACAAGTTAAGCAACTGGTGCGGGAAAAGCTAGATAAAGGCGCTGTTGTTTCTGCTAACTCTGTATCAAAGTCCAATGAAGAAGAAGAAGAAGAAGAAATCGAATTAGAAGAAGAATAA
- the xseA gene encoding exodeoxyribonuclease VII large subunit gives MTFDLPDSLILDTALSVSGLTDYIRLLLEQDEQLRQVWVTGEVSSANHHRSGLFFTLQDTDGTAGIKCVVWNSQLPKLAQIPVPGEQIIILGSIRVYPQRGEYQLSVWQTLPAGVGLQALRYQQLKNRLLAEGLFDPQRKRSLPIHPQTIAVVTSPTAAAWGDIQKTLKQRYPGLHVLFSPATVQGEQAPESIVKAIERVDRDGRAEVLILSRGGGAVEELACFNDERVVRAVASCSIPVITGIGHQRDESLADLVADICVHTPTAAAERVVPAISELYAEHQQRVLALHEAVHDFGENAENKLQALRNRLRRLRLDRQVQQETDKLVWKRRQLIQVTMGRSQQAKQHLELLRQKLATLDPKAVLQRGYAVVRQENGAIARAAAQLEVGQDLSIQLGQGEITVKVIKLK, from the coding sequence ATGACTTTCGACCTCCCCGACTCTCTCATTCTCGATACAGCGCTTTCGGTATCTGGTTTAACTGACTATATCCGCTTGCTGTTAGAGCAAGATGAACAATTGCGGCAAGTTTGGGTAACTGGAGAAGTTTCCAGCGCTAACCACCATCGCAGTGGGTTATTTTTCACATTGCAAGATACAGATGGCACCGCAGGAATTAAGTGTGTGGTATGGAATAGCCAATTGCCAAAACTCGCCCAGATTCCCGTTCCTGGTGAGCAGATAATTATTTTGGGCAGTATTCGCGTGTATCCGCAACGGGGAGAGTATCAGTTATCAGTTTGGCAGACTTTACCTGCTGGTGTTGGTTTACAGGCGCTACGCTATCAACAACTAAAAAATCGCTTGCTGGCTGAGGGGTTATTCGATCCACAAAGAAAGCGATCGCTCCCCATCCACCCCCAAACCATCGCTGTGGTCACTTCACCAACTGCGGCGGCTTGGGGTGATATTCAAAAAACTCTCAAGCAAAGGTATCCAGGTTTACACGTTTTATTTTCTCCAGCCACAGTACAAGGTGAGCAAGCACCAGAATCTATCGTCAAAGCAATTGAGCGAGTTGACCGCGATGGACGCGCCGAAGTGCTAATTTTATCGCGTGGTGGGGGTGCGGTTGAGGAATTGGCCTGCTTTAATGATGAACGAGTGGTGCGAGCTGTTGCTAGTTGCTCGATTCCTGTAATTACTGGTATTGGTCATCAACGAGATGAATCTTTGGCAGATTTAGTTGCAGATATATGTGTGCATACACCAACGGCGGCGGCAGAAAGAGTTGTACCGGCAATTTCAGAGTTGTATGCTGAGCATCAGCAGCGAGTTTTAGCTTTGCATGAGGCGGTGCATGACTTTGGGGAAAATGCTGAGAATAAACTGCAAGCATTGCGAAATCGTTTGCGACGTTTGCGGTTAGATCGGCAAGTCCAGCAGGAAACGGACAAGCTAGTTTGGAAGCGTCGGCAGTTGATACAAGTGACGATGGGGCGATCGCAACAAGCAAAGCAGCATTTGGAATTGTTGCGGCAAAAGTTGGCAACTCTTGACCCAAAAGCTGTGTTGCAGCGTGGTTATGCGGTGGTGAGACAGGAAAATGGGGCGATCGCTCGTGCTGCGGCCCAGTTAGAAGTGGGACAAGATTTATCGATTCAGTTGGGACAGGGAGAGATTACAGTAAAAGTTATAAAATTGAAATAA
- a CDS encoding HNH endonuclease, with the protein MVNFKDKELRELFELANKIGNKRYHKLTHQDFENYRKFDYWRYVNGDYECGTTQESKDWVKANSSWYCPICGYHYSDKGGKTIDHKLPRSQYPWLSIEFKNLWVICQVCNQEKSEMHWYEYEHYIFVRYPDVYLSVKAARPSLLLQSLKD; encoded by the coding sequence ATGGTAAATTTCAAAGATAAAGAACTTAGAGAATTATTTGAGCTTGCAAATAAAATTGGTAATAAGCGATATCACAAACTAACTCATCAAGATTTTGAAAACTACAGGAAATTCGATTACTGGCGCTATGTTAATGGTGATTATGAATGTGGAACAACCCAAGAAAGTAAAGATTGGGTCAAAGCAAATTCAAGCTGGTACTGTCCAATTTGTGGGTATCACTACTCTGATAAAGGTGGTAAGACGATAGATCACAAACTACCCCGATCGCAATATCCCTGGTTATCAATAGAATTCAAGAATTTATGGGTTATTTGCCAGGTTTGCAACCAAGAAAAGAGTGAGATGCATTGGTACGAGTATGAACACTATATATTTGTTCGCTATCCCGATGTTTATCTTTCTGTAAAAGCTGCACGTCCTAGCTTATTACTCCAGTCTTTAAAAGATTAA
- a CDS encoding Uma2 family endonuclease, protein MTATTSQNLSNELAERGWRTEIVTQPDGSIDYVQIPLTSEEFLHPQEGYHLPNSTFHDDAAGDVKDMLTRRYANDSTTGVFRDLIIKWGILNLKNHCPDTFVVFGIQNKQQNRTEFVVSEEGVRPSLIIEVVSPRYRKEDRQTKVKHYAEAGVQEYLIIDRRRQREQVIEEVLGYRLVDGQYLPLTPDEEGRILCETVGLLIGLQDGRVIMEDAQTGERLLTSLELEQRASQAEQRANQAEQRANQAEQRAARLAELLKAQGINPDQI, encoded by the coding sequence ATGACAGCCACGACATCCCAGAATTTATCAAATGAATTAGCTGAACGGGGCTGGCGAACTGAAATTGTCACCCAACCGGATGGTAGTATTGATTACGTCCAAATCCCCCTAACTTCAGAAGAGTTTCTCCATCCACAAGAAGGATATCACTTGCCTAACAGTACCTTTCATGACGATGCAGCAGGTGATGTCAAAGATATGCTGACTCGTCGTTATGCCAATGATTCAACCACAGGAGTCTTCCGCGATTTGATTATCAAATGGGGGATTCTCAATCTGAAAAATCATTGTCCAGATACTTTTGTCGTTTTTGGAATCCAAAATAAACAACAGAACCGTACTGAGTTTGTTGTGTCTGAAGAAGGTGTGCGTCCTTCGTTGATTATTGAAGTAGTTTCTCCCCGTTATCGCAAGGAAGACCGACAAACAAAAGTCAAGCACTACGCCGAAGCTGGTGTGCAGGAGTATTTAATTATAGATCGACGCAGACAACGCGAGCAGGTGATTGAGGAAGTTCTTGGTTATCGTTTAGTTGATGGACAATACTTGCCACTAACTCCAGATGAGGAAGGACGCATTTTGTGTGAAACAGTTGGACTGTTGATTGGACTTCAGGATGGGCGAGTCATCATGGAAGATGCTCAGACAGGTGAACGACTCCTGACTTCTCTGGAGTTGGAACAACGCGCCAGCCAAGCCGAACAACGCGCCAACCAAGCTGAACAACGCGCCAACCAAGCCGAACAACGGGCGGCAAGATTAGCAGAATTACTCAAGGCGCAAGGGATTAATCCAGATCAAATTTGA
- a CDS encoding ATP-binding protein, translating into MAREGLVTPLRTALYQAQTENVLVRQEDIQMEQGERARLNLEVLPFRPALTNTLYFLVLFNPISPSAPASNTFTSPATVENLEPADLARELVTLRQALSAATQRELSAQAHLQAVIQEQNQLNQNLRIANEEILSSNEELQSTNEELQTAKEEVQATNEELSTTNEELRSRNLQQNRDNSDLNNFIASINIPIVMLTNDLRIRRFTPTAQRLFNFIPTDIGRPLTDLHGNLDVSQLEPMILEVLETLNTKEQEIQTEAGYWYSIRIRPYRTTENQIDGVTMVLQDIDALKRYTASLESARNYAETIIETVQIPLVVLDADFRVNAANRAFYETFHVSEAETIHRLLFELGNGQWDIPELRSMLNGILAGELAVQDFEVNHDFEQIGHKNMLLNACKLHREDNTEMILLAISDVTERTARQQAEAASRAKDEFLSNLSHELRNPLSSLLGWVQLLRSRNCDEATVDRALAAVEQNGRLLNYLIEDILDTSRIASGKLQLNSHPIDLSLLVQAALDSVNLSAVAKNIQLVSSLSSIAVLGDAERLQQVLGNLLSNAIKFTPAGGRVDITLSQVDNQAQIQISDTGIGIPADLLPHIFERFYQGDSSTIKSNQGLGLGLAIVRHLIELHGGTVLAESPGEGQGATLTVRLPLYVPPPTSPPIVEPTVETSLDASQNLPSLEGLQILVVDDQVDVLLPLQLMLETYGAEVLAVTTARAALSALSESPNRYDVLISDLGLPEEDGYFLIQQVRSLSAAAGGQIPAIALTGYASKAEQQRAMEAGFQMHIAKPCDLVQLRAIVADLAKRT; encoded by the coding sequence ATGGCACGTGAAGGGCTGGTAACACCCCTTCGCACCGCCCTGTATCAGGCTCAGACAGAGAACGTGCTGGTGCGGCAGGAAGACATTCAAATGGAACAGGGCGAACGAGCACGGCTGAATCTGGAGGTGCTGCCATTTCGCCCAGCCCTGACGAACACACTCTATTTTTTGGTGCTTTTTAATCCCATCTCGCCTTCTGCCCCTGCCTCTAACACGTTCACCAGTCCCGCAACAGTAGAAAACTTGGAGCCGGCAGACTTAGCGCGTGAGCTTGTAACGCTTCGTCAGGCCCTATCTGCTGCCACCCAACGCGAACTCTCGGCCCAAGCGCATCTGCAAGCGGTGATACAGGAGCAAAACCAACTCAACCAAAACTTACGCATAGCGAATGAAGAGATCCTATCGAGCAATGAGGAACTGCAAAGCACGAATGAAGAACTGCAAACGGCGAAGGAAGAAGTTCAAGCCACCAATGAAGAACTCTCGACGACCAATGAAGAACTGCGGAGTCGGAATCTGCAACAAAATCGAGACAATAGCGATCTCAACAACTTTATCGCCAGCATTAATATCCCGATTGTGATGCTGACGAATGACTTAAGGATTCGCCGCTTTACACCAACCGCCCAGCGACTGTTCAATTTCATCCCCACCGATATCGGACGACCCTTGACTGACCTGCATGGCAATCTTGACGTTTCCCAGCTAGAACCGATGATTTTGGAGGTGTTGGAGACCCTGAATACAAAAGAACAAGAGATCCAAACAGAAGCCGGATACTGGTATAGCATCCGCATTCGCCCCTATCGCACCACTGAAAACCAAATTGACGGTGTGACAATGGTGCTACAGGATATTGATGCCCTCAAACGCTACACCGCCAGCCTAGAGAGCGCTCGCAACTATGCAGAAACCATCATTGAGACGGTGCAAATCCCGCTAGTTGTGCTGGACGCTGATTTCCGGGTGAATGCCGCAAATCGAGCGTTTTACGAGACATTTCACGTTTCTGAAGCTGAAACCATCCATAGGTTGCTGTTTGAATTAGGCAATGGGCAGTGGGATATTCCCGAACTGCGATCGATGTTGAACGGTATTCTGGCGGGTGAGCTTGCGGTGCAGGATTTTGAGGTCAATCATGATTTCGAGCAGATTGGGCATAAAAACATGCTGCTCAATGCGTGCAAACTGCACCGAGAAGACAACACAGAGATGATTTTGCTAGCGATCTCAGATGTTACCGAGCGCACGGCACGCCAGCAAGCTGAAGCGGCCAGTCGTGCCAAAGATGAATTTCTCTCAAATCTGTCCCATGAACTGCGAAATCCTCTCTCCTCGCTGCTGGGATGGGTGCAACTGCTCCGCAGCCGCAACTGCGACGAGGCAACAGTTGATCGCGCCTTAGCAGCCGTTGAGCAGAACGGTAGGCTACTCAATTACCTAATTGAAGATATTCTGGATACCTCTCGGATCGCGAGTGGCAAGTTGCAATTGAATAGCCACCCGATCGACTTGAGCTTATTGGTTCAAGCTGCTCTCGATAGCGTTAACTTATCGGCGGTGGCAAAAAATATTCAGTTAGTGTCATCGTTGAGTTCGATCGCCGTGCTGGGGGATGCCGAACGATTGCAGCAAGTGCTGGGGAACCTGCTCTCGAATGCGATCAAGTTTACGCCTGCGGGTGGACGAGTAGACATCACGCTGTCGCAGGTTGACAACCAGGCGCAAATTCAAATCAGTGACACAGGAATTGGTATTCCAGCAGATTTATTGCCACATATTTTCGAGCGGTTCTATCAGGGCGATTCCAGTACAATCAAAAGCAATCAAGGGCTAGGACTGGGCTTGGCCATCGTGCGGCATCTCATCGAGCTGCATGGTGGCACTGTGCTGGCAGAAAGTCCGGGCGAAGGACAAGGTGCCACACTGACTGTGCGGTTGCCGTTATACGTCCCGCCCCCAACCTCACCGCCGATTGTCGAACCGACGGTAGAAACATCTTTGGACGCTTCCCAAAATCTCCCCTCTCTAGAAGGCTTGCAGATCCTGGTGGTTGATGATCAGGTCGATGTGCTTTTACCCTTGCAGTTGATGCTAGAAACTTATGGGGCAGAGGTGCTGGCCGTAACGACTGCCAGAGCAGCCCTCTCTGCTCTCAGCGAAAGCCCTAACCGCTATGATGTGCTGATTTCTGATCTCGGCTTGCCTGAAGAAGATGGCTACTTCCTGATTCAACAGGTGCGATCGCTCAGTGCGGCAGCCGGAGGACAAATTCCGGCGATCGCGCTGACGGGCTATGCCAGTAAAGCAGAACAACAACGGGCGATGGAGGCTGGGTTTCAAATGCACATAGCTAAACCCTGCGATCTGGTTCAACTGCGTGCAATAGTTGCCGATTTGGCTAAACGAACTTAA
- a CDS encoding FHA domain-containing protein, with product MADFAQTEIERRLTLYQVFLKLYEHHSGLLDEILQLENLYQPSLKRAKTSYVHGVVDTAAIYLMTNLCDNQTQSLRQPQRIWTIGRNRSSGICIADSYMSRRHAAIQHIDDQGFYLIDFNSTNGSFVNEQRALQPIKLKDGDRIRLGSLTFNFFVEHKCRVLPTVAIELLMQLMNRKSDTKAEISTYPGDRQKPLIDQANDNLEILRNSGLVEKFDNWYDNFSSEQKSEILDRFFSRQKP from the coding sequence ATGGCTGACTTTGCACAAACGGAAATAGAACGGAGATTAACTTTATATCAGGTATTCCTCAAGTTGTATGAACACCACAGCGGCCTGCTAGATGAGATTCTTCAGCTAGAAAACCTATATCAACCATCGTTGAAGAGGGCGAAGACATCTTATGTACATGGGGTAGTGGATACTGCTGCCATTTATTTGATGACTAATTTGTGCGACAATCAGACCCAAAGTTTACGACAACCACAGCGGATCTGGACAATAGGTCGTAATCGCAGCAGTGGGATTTGCATTGCTGATAGTTATATGTCTCGTCGCCATGCTGCGATTCAACATATTGACGACCAAGGCTTTTACTTGATTGATTTTAACAGTACGAATGGTTCCTTTGTCAATGAACAACGGGCACTTCAGCCGATCAAACTCAAAGATGGCGATCGCATTCGTTTAGGTAGTCTGACTTTTAACTTTTTTGTCGAGCATAAGTGCCGCGTTTTGCCAACTGTAGCAATAGAGTTACTGATGCAGCTGATGAATCGCAAGAGTGATACCAAAGCAGAAATATCTACTTATCCTGGTGACAGACAAAAACCTCTAATTGACCAAGCAAATGATAATTTAGAGATTTTGAGAAATTCGGGACTAGTTGAAAAATTTGACAATTGGTATGACAACTTCAGTTCCGAACAGAAATCAGAAATTTTAGACCGTTTTTTTAGCAGACAAAAACCGTAG
- a CDS encoding serine/threonine-protein kinase: protein MSYCLNPTCRSPENLVNSQRCQSCGSRLLLRDRYQVVKPLGQGGFGATFLANDQALPGEPSCVIKQLRPSGNAPHVLQMARELFEREAKTLGKIGNHPQVPRLLDYFEEHEQFYLVQEYISGDTLQEEVKLNGVLSETGVKQFLSETLPLLQYIHEQKVIHRDIKPANLIRRTQDARMVLIDFGAVKNQVTQGAASPSGQTALTAYAIGTPGFAPPEQMAMRPVYASDIYALGVTCIYLLTSKTPKDLDYNPTTGEMMWEQLVQVSDHLSNVLRKMLEVSVRNRYQSAADVLRALQIEPYLDSLAQGLLVKSPDAGVKARTHNNIEDSAVLCSNPSVAVTSAGVAQVAAAIRARRAKAGEASGMGKSTTLVNSNGNGSQIPNSKIERKLDTQSLLTAYMKGRRDFALHNLSLLNLQGADLSGTNFHSAQLQKTNLQGANLHNSDFGRASLTRANLKDANLSKAYFNHSDLEGADLRGADLSHAYLSNANLRGANLCGANLTNAKISDEQLALAKTNWMTVRPNGKRGLL, encoded by the coding sequence ATGAGCTACTGCTTAAATCCTACCTGTCGCAGTCCAGAAAATTTGGTAAATAGCCAAAGGTGTCAGTCTTGTGGCTCACGACTACTGTTGCGCGATCGCTATCAGGTAGTCAAGCCATTAGGCCAAGGTGGCTTTGGAGCAACCTTCTTAGCCAACGATCAAGCCTTACCAGGAGAACCAAGTTGCGTAATCAAGCAACTACGTCCTTCTGGAAACGCACCACATGTTTTACAGATGGCCAGAGAACTCTTTGAGCGAGAAGCCAAAACTCTAGGTAAGATTGGCAATCATCCCCAAGTACCACGATTACTCGATTATTTTGAAGAACATGAACAATTCTACTTAGTTCAAGAATACATCAGCGGTGATACCTTGCAGGAGGAAGTCAAACTCAACGGTGTGTTAAGTGAAACTGGAGTCAAGCAATTCTTGAGTGAGACTTTGCCATTGCTGCAATACATCCACGAACAAAAGGTAATTCACCGAGATATCAAACCAGCTAACTTAATTCGCCGTACTCAAGATGCCAGAATGGTACTCATTGACTTTGGTGCCGTCAAAAATCAAGTCACCCAAGGTGCAGCGAGTCCATCGGGACAGACGGCATTAACTGCATATGCCATCGGTACTCCTGGTTTTGCACCTCCAGAACAAATGGCCATGCGTCCAGTCTACGCTAGTGATATCTACGCACTAGGGGTGACATGTATTTATTTGCTAACTAGTAAAACTCCTAAAGATTTAGATTACAATCCCACAACTGGTGAGATGATGTGGGAGCAGCTTGTGCAAGTGAGTGACCACTTGAGCAATGTATTGCGGAAAATGTTAGAGGTATCAGTACGTAATCGCTATCAGTCAGCGGCAGACGTTCTCAGAGCCTTACAAATAGAACCATACTTAGACAGCTTAGCACAGGGTTTATTGGTTAAATCTCCTGATGCTGGAGTTAAAGCGCGAACACACAACAACATAGAAGATTCTGCTGTTTTATGTAGCAATCCTTCTGTTGCTGTTACTAGTGCAGGAGTAGCACAGGTAGCAGCAGCAATTCGCGCTAGACGAGCCAAAGCTGGCGAAGCTTCTGGAATGGGTAAATCAACGACTTTGGTTAACAGCAACGGTAATGGTTCCCAAATTCCAAATTCTAAAATTGAGCGCAAGTTAGATACCCAAAGTTTACTAACAGCCTATATGAAAGGGAGACGGGATTTTGCCCTACACAATTTAAGTTTACTGAACTTGCAAGGTGCTGACTTATCGGGAACAAATTTCCATTCCGCTCAATTACAAAAAACCAATCTTCAAGGAGCTAATCTCCATAATAGTGACTTTGGCAGAGCCAGTCTCACTCGAGCAAATCTCAAAGACGCTAATTTGAGCAAAGCATACTTTAATCATTCTGATTTAGAAGGGGCAGACCTCCGAGGCGCAGATCTCAGCCATGCTTATCTCAGCAATGCTAACCTCCGAGGAGCTAATTTGTGTGGTGCTAATCTCACAAATGCTAAAATTTCTGATGAACAGTTAGCACTAGCAAAAACAAATTGGATGACTGTGCGCCCCAATGGTAAACGAGGCTTATTGTGA